A stretch of Paenibacillus peoriae DNA encodes these proteins:
- a CDS encoding thioredoxin family protein yields the protein MKKGYIAGLSVIVLLLIGIAISAVVKFQDLEQVVQQKDKEIQASKSNYPEIYDHLNAVTLDGFKRLIQQDQSVFVYVGRPSCGDCNRFEPNFNKMIEQYNLGSKITFLNVHKIHKDKPQWNKFKEDYNVKYTPTIAEFRNGKLVDKIEWTPKRDLSTDAVKEWLTSKKIIIL from the coding sequence GTGAAAAAAGGATATATCGCCGGGTTAAGTGTCATTGTATTGCTTCTCATTGGTATCGCTATTTCAGCTGTAGTTAAATTTCAAGATCTGGAGCAGGTTGTTCAGCAGAAAGATAAAGAGATCCAAGCAAGCAAAAGCAATTATCCCGAAATATATGACCACTTGAATGCGGTTACACTAGATGGTTTTAAGCGTTTGATTCAGCAGGATCAAAGTGTGTTTGTCTATGTCGGCAGACCCAGTTGTGGAGACTGCAATCGGTTTGAGCCTAACTTTAACAAGATGATCGAACAGTATAATCTAGGCTCTAAAATTACTTTTTTGAACGTTCACAAAATCCATAAGGACAAGCCTCAATGGAATAAATTCAAAGAGGATTACAACGTTAAATACACCCCCACTATTGCAGAATTCAGAAACGGCAAGCTGGTTGATAAAATAGAATGGACGCCCAAAAGAGACCTCAGTACGGATGCTGTAAAAGAGTGGCTGACTTCCAAGAAAATTATTATTTTATAA
- a CDS encoding ArsR/SmtB family transcription factor, with protein MTTQNIINDELRVKIFKALADETRLDIIRALYASKKEMNCGEVGHIRDTTKSNTSYHLRALKEAKLIKVRKEAQTKYMSIDLETFQTYLPGFLDTL; from the coding sequence ATGACTACTCAAAACATAATAAATGATGAGCTCAGAGTCAAAATATTTAAGGCGTTAGCTGATGAAACAAGATTGGACATCATACGAGCTCTATACGCCAGCAAGAAGGAAATGAATTGTGGAGAAGTAGGACACATTCGCGATACTACGAAATCGAATACTTCGTATCACTTGCGTGCTTTAAAGGAGGCGAAATTGATCAAGGTACGAAAAGAAGCTCAAACGAAGTATATGAGCATCGATTTGGAGACATTTCAAACTTACTTACCTGGATTTCTGGATACATTGTAG
- a CDS encoding MFS transporter, with translation MIKLTALFFLIMFVIGTDTFLISPLIPTLQSLFHIPTEYSGWMVGSYALGYAIFALIAGPLSDGWDRKKVMLSGMICFSVSTMLCGFATGFWSMFFFRFLAGVSAAFTAPQVWASIPTLFPTSKIAKVSGFVMAGLAASQAFGIPIGSLLASTHWYYPFFTIGACALLVAVFIFYALPEMKPNQGQKTRTPIFSRYIPLLNSRMARKAFLAHFLFQCGFFAAFSFIGKWVTDRFHLSIDQTGYVMFFLGLGNIVGSFGGAYVIKTLNRFNTLVVGFLVSIICFIVLPLLPSVAAFESVYFFIFVNMGISFPLILGMLNSLNPTIRGTISSLANSNMYAATTLGSWIAGLIYATFNGFSAVGMFAAICFAGSLLSFIFSGILTSHAKTKKEFAS, from the coding sequence ATGATCAAATTAACTGCTTTATTTTTCCTCATCATGTTTGTTATCGGTACGGATACGTTTTTGATATCTCCGCTCATCCCCACTCTTCAGAGCTTGTTTCATATCCCAACTGAATATTCCGGTTGGATGGTAGGGTCTTATGCTTTAGGTTATGCCATTTTTGCACTGATTGCTGGACCGCTTTCCGATGGATGGGATCGCAAAAAAGTAATGCTTTCCGGCATGATCTGCTTCTCTGTTTCAACCATGTTATGCGGCTTTGCCACAGGTTTTTGGTCGATGTTCTTCTTCCGTTTTTTAGCCGGAGTCAGCGCAGCATTTACGGCGCCTCAAGTCTGGGCATCGATCCCTACTCTGTTTCCAACGTCAAAAATCGCCAAAGTATCAGGATTCGTCATGGCAGGCTTGGCTGCTTCCCAAGCGTTCGGTATCCCTATTGGAAGTCTGCTTGCCTCAACCCATTGGTATTATCCTTTTTTTACAATCGGTGCATGTGCATTATTGGTAGCAGTATTCATCTTCTATGCTTTGCCCGAAATGAAACCAAATCAAGGCCAAAAAACCAGGACTCCGATTTTCAGTAGATACATCCCACTATTGAATAGCCGAATGGCAAGAAAGGCTTTCCTCGCTCATTTCTTATTTCAATGTGGATTCTTTGCTGCCTTTTCTTTCATTGGAAAATGGGTGACGGATCGCTTTCACCTTTCAATTGATCAAACGGGATACGTAATGTTTTTTCTAGGTCTTGGGAATATAGTCGGGAGCTTTGGCGGTGCCTATGTGATCAAAACGTTAAACCGTTTCAATACGCTGGTTGTAGGCTTTCTTGTCTCTATCATATGTTTTATTGTGTTGCCTCTCTTGCCGTCGGTTGCGGCTTTCGAAAGTGTTTACTTTTTCATATTCGTTAACATGGGGATCTCTTTTCCCCTAATATTGGGAATGCTGAATTCACTAAATCCGACCATCCGCGGCACGATCTCCAGCTTGGCCAATTCAAACATGTACGCTGCGACAACGCTCGGTTCTTGGATCGCAGGCCTGATTTACGCGACTTTTAACGGTTTTTCCGCCGTAGGCATGTTTGCGGCTATATGCTTTGCCGGTTCGTTGTTATCTTTTATATTCAGCGGTATTTTGACCAGTCACGCGAAAACAAAGAAGGAGTTTGCATCATAA
- a CDS encoding ISL3 family transposase — protein MDILNLPNFNILSISENEFDFLIQVVTNSPPLACPHCGCIANLYKHDSREQVYMDLPIHGKRAGLLIKRQRYRCKDCNRTFWEHLDHTIDEKRNCTKRLLSYIEKQSLKRTFVSISEDVGLHEKTIRNIFRDYLNRLKVTLRFETPNWLGIDEIHIIKPRCVLTNIEEHTLLDVLPNRNKETVIDCLSRLPNRGQIRYVTMDMWQPYKDAVRAILPKALIIVDKFHVLRMANQALETIRKQLREGLSPKERRGLRHDRFILLKRHKALTEMDKITLDLWTKNHPSLGTAYDLKESYFDIWECDSRQTAFLKYNEWKAKIPTELQSAFEPLTKAMKNWEEEISAYFDHRITNAYTESLNSLIRVINRLSRGYSFEALRAKILFTEGLKKQRKPKYQRRFDSYDLREENFPMFNMPPIEVVRKPEEIILLGIDFSTLIEKLEKGQL, from the coding sequence ATGGATATTTTAAATCTTCCAAACTTCAACATATTAAGTATTAGTGAAAATGAATTTGATTTTCTAATACAAGTGGTGACGAACTCTCCACCTTTGGCTTGCCCTCATTGCGGATGCATAGCCAACCTCTACAAACACGACAGCAGGGAACAAGTTTATATGGACTTGCCCATTCATGGCAAGCGTGCAGGCCTTCTTATAAAGCGTCAGAGGTATCGCTGTAAAGATTGCAATCGAACCTTTTGGGAACACTTAGATCACACCATAGACGAAAAGCGAAACTGTACCAAACGATTATTGTCTTATATAGAGAAGCAAAGCCTTAAACGCACGTTTGTCAGCATATCCGAGGATGTTGGATTGCATGAAAAAACGATACGTAACATCTTTCGTGATTACCTCAATCGTCTTAAAGTAACGCTTCGTTTTGAAACTCCTAATTGGCTTGGGATTGACGAAATACACATTATTAAGCCAAGATGCGTTTTAACCAATATTGAGGAACATACGTTGTTAGACGTTTTGCCCAATCGTAACAAGGAAACCGTTATAGACTGCCTCTCACGCCTTCCAAATAGAGGACAAATACGATACGTCACAATGGATATGTGGCAACCATATAAGGACGCCGTGAGGGCTATCTTGCCAAAAGCTCTTATCATCGTCGATAAGTTTCATGTTCTCCGTATGGCAAACCAAGCGTTAGAAACCATTCGTAAGCAGCTCCGAGAAGGATTATCGCCAAAAGAACGCCGCGGGCTGAGGCACGACCGTTTTATCCTCCTAAAACGCCATAAAGCGCTTACAGAGATGGATAAAATTACGCTTGACCTTTGGACAAAGAATCATCCTTCTCTCGGCACTGCTTATGACTTAAAGGAATCATATTTCGATATTTGGGAATGTGATAGCAGACAGACGGCATTCCTTAAATACAACGAATGGAAAGCTAAAATACCAACTGAACTGCAATCCGCTTTTGAACCACTTACAAAGGCTATGAAGAACTGGGAAGAGGAAATATCCGCCTACTTCGACCATCGCATTACAAACGCTTATACGGAGTCTCTAAACAGCCTTATTCGAGTCATTAATCGTTTAAGCAGGGGATACTCTTTTGAAGCCCTACGAGCCAAAATACTCTTTACAGAGGGACTTAAAAAGCAACGTAAGCCTAAGTACCAGAGGCGGTTTGATAGCTACGATCTACGGGAGGAAAACTTCCCGATGTTTAATATGCCACCTATTGAAGTTGTTCGTAAGCCAGAAGAAATAATCTTGCTGGGAATCGATTTTTCCACCTTGATCGAGAAATTGGAGAAGGGCCAGCTATAA
- a CDS encoding sugar phosphate nucleotidyltransferase, with protein sequence MILLSGGSGKRLWPLSNVNRPKQFLSILRHDERPESMLQRIWRQLDEANLADEAYFSTSGTQAELIRGQIGGDAVVIEEPTQRDTFPAISLATAYLHDVAGASLDEIVGVMPVDGYTGDEFFEHLRRLPSILEQSGSHIALMGAAPTEPSDKYGYIVPSASPSLDQPYYRVSSFVEKPDLIRSEALIREGALWNCGVFAFRLGFLLDILKQMGIPADYESLSTNYADLPKTSFDIAVVEHTHKLSVLPYHGEWRDLGTWDSLVREVSSKLSGPGYISEASHDSHIINELEIPVSIWNVPDIIVVAGPDGVLVTDRQSSTGIKDMVAEIEIGPRFEERFWGKQTVLSHQAAASGLQTVTKRVVISNGRFISYHEHQFRKEVWTIVSGTGSVSINGVIQTVSPGEVIVIEPGTKHFIGAVEGDLEFIESQIGHIVSETDIIRYEFPDSIDDHTHEVSTI encoded by the coding sequence ATGATTTTATTATCTGGAGGTTCGGGTAAACGTCTGTGGCCCTTATCCAATGTGAACCGTCCCAAGCAGTTTCTTTCCATACTACGTCACGACGAACGGCCCGAAAGTATGCTGCAACGAATATGGAGGCAATTAGATGAGGCGAATTTGGCAGATGAGGCCTATTTTTCGACGAGTGGAACTCAGGCCGAGCTGATTCGAGGACAAATTGGCGGAGATGCTGTAGTGATTGAGGAGCCGACTCAGCGAGATACTTTCCCGGCCATTTCCCTGGCTACGGCCTACTTGCATGACGTTGCAGGCGCATCACTCGACGAGATCGTAGGGGTCATGCCTGTGGACGGGTATACGGGAGATGAATTTTTTGAGCATCTGCGCAGGCTTCCTTCCATATTAGAGCAATCAGGAAGCCATATCGCATTAATGGGGGCTGCTCCGACGGAACCCTCTGATAAATACGGATATATTGTGCCTTCAGCCTCTCCTTCACTTGACCAGCCATATTATAGGGTTAGTTCATTTGTAGAAAAGCCGGATCTGATTCGTTCAGAAGCGTTGATCCGTGAAGGGGCCTTATGGAATTGCGGGGTGTTTGCTTTTAGACTGGGCTTTTTATTGGATATTCTGAAGCAAATGGGTATACCAGCCGACTATGAATCTCTTTCGACAAATTATGCAGACTTGCCTAAAACTAGCTTCGATATCGCGGTAGTAGAGCATACTCATAAGCTCTCTGTGCTTCCATATCATGGAGAGTGGAGAGACTTGGGCACATGGGATTCGTTGGTGAGAGAAGTAAGCTCGAAGCTGAGTGGTCCAGGATATATTTCAGAAGCTTCACATGACTCGCATATCATCAATGAACTGGAGATTCCGGTCAGTATCTGGAATGTCCCGGACATTATCGTCGTTGCCGGGCCGGATGGCGTGCTGGTTACGGATCGGCAGTCATCCACAGGAATTAAGGATATGGTGGCGGAAATTGAAATCGGACCACGTTTTGAGGAGCGCTTCTGGGGAAAGCAAACGGTGTTATCCCATCAAGCGGCAGCAAGTGGATTGCAGACAGTGACCAAACGCGTGGTCATTTCAAACGGGAGATTTATCAGCTATCATGAGCATCAGTTTCGTAAAGAAGTTTGGACTATAGTTTCTGGAACCGGGAGTGTCTCTATCAATGGCGTGATACAGACAGTCAGCCCCGGTGAGGTCATCGTCATTGAACCCGGTACAAAGCATTTTATAGGGGCAGTAGAAGGAGATTTAGAATTCATTGAGTCACAAATCGGACATATCGTATCCGAAACGGATATTATCCGTTATGAATTTCCTGATTCGATTGACGACCATACTCATGAAGTGTCTACAATATAG
- a CDS encoding response regulator transcription factor, translating into MPIKILIIENQKGLADMIALHLQEEGYHTELIYDSKLAIPTLMRFKPDIIVTALMFSGKVECALISQIRQFTTVPMLVISNNTVLNIRIKALDDGADDFLCKPFSLIELNARIKALLRRCGRNMLTESQTVTQKNKKVRVWVNDYRHCLLVDDQEIEVTQIEFSIIKEMSCNPGKVFTRSELMDRIKGGDGAYLDRTIDVHISSLRKKIERDPKNPQHIRTVWGRGYKYEM; encoded by the coding sequence ATGCCCATAAAAATACTCATCATTGAAAATCAAAAAGGTTTGGCAGATATGATTGCTCTTCACCTTCAGGAGGAAGGCTATCATACCGAGCTTATTTATGACTCTAAACTTGCAATTCCTACACTCATGCGTTTTAAGCCGGATATTATTGTGACCGCTCTAATGTTTTCCGGTAAAGTCGAATGTGCGCTGATCAGCCAAATCCGTCAATTTACCACAGTCCCTATGCTGGTCATCTCTAATAACACCGTGCTGAATATAAGAATAAAAGCTCTGGATGACGGAGCAGATGACTTCTTATGCAAGCCGTTCAGTCTGATAGAGTTAAATGCCCGCATCAAAGCCCTGCTGCGCCGCTGCGGCCGCAACATGCTCACTGAATCGCAAACGGTAACTCAAAAGAATAAAAAGGTAAGGGTATGGGTGAATGATTACCGTCATTGTCTGTTAGTCGATGACCAAGAAATAGAAGTCACTCAAATCGAATTTTCTATTATAAAAGAAATGTCCTGCAATCCAGGTAAAGTCTTTACCCGCAGTGAGCTGATGGATCGGATCAAAGGCGGAGATGGCGCTTATCTGGATCGCACTATCGACGTACATATTTCCAGCCTCCGCAAAAAAATAGAACGTGACCCTAAAAATCCTCAGCACATCCGTACCGTCTGGGGCAGAGGCTACAAATATGAGATGTAG
- a CDS encoding ATP-binding protein produces the protein MKQWALLKPGWQKLILYLIVLGVTVFLAAVLQWFVVRQFSVHLAEIQNEQLQYEVQELSSSITERYAAWQAELKELSSSLGRDMLNQGTRQYPEGFKRESGAFYVLDEQYHVMVGRDNREMKSAVQQIKWLQNGCAVSSFVTEDHQPAQYIACRIQGAQMGGFMVRKVDADMLSGIIKSKPVNQYETLFYNGQFKVVASRSNPDINRTDITGVTRRLLEGNTGVIEDDGEKYGIGFSRIGEEALYISVKDVSEDTAQRISSFGKQLWMVMVLILFILWAMLVQFRKRIVKDAIVNNQVRDQRRDEDMRQQQDTYYLPLMQTIEQQLQELQEQTGRLTGGDDLKLLGFYHDLANRFEAASSQGKGASHEELEYFRELNENFIQGRLRQESSLGELLTGVRSLRDELEEKMHDNSGISFTDMNEVLSESLKWANRSLNIKNIQVILRQEPVPSIAVQAPMLYKTIQGLLENAVQAMGQGGELPEDQEQGRTGLRSKRKSQVLKVSSRLEEGEIVIIIEDTGGGIDDKMRWSYFQPDYSQNSQEHAFSLYHMDAYLKTIGGRLKLRNTDQGLQAIVRLRR, from the coding sequence ATGAAACAATGGGCTTTGTTGAAACCAGGTTGGCAAAAGCTGATCCTGTACCTGATCGTACTGGGTGTGACCGTGTTTTTGGCCGCTGTGCTTCAATGGTTTGTCGTGCGACAATTCAGTGTTCACTTGGCGGAGATTCAGAACGAACAGCTCCAGTATGAGGTACAGGAACTTTCTAGCAGCATAACCGAGCGTTATGCCGCATGGCAGGCTGAATTGAAGGAGCTGTCGTCCAGTCTGGGCAGAGATATGCTGAATCAGGGAACACGCCAGTATCCTGAGGGGTTTAAGCGTGAAAGCGGGGCCTTTTATGTGCTGGATGAACAGTATCATGTGATGGTCGGACGAGATAATCGTGAGATGAAAAGTGCGGTCCAGCAGATTAAGTGGCTGCAAAATGGTTGTGCAGTAAGCTCTTTTGTGACAGAGGATCATCAGCCTGCCCAGTATATCGCATGCAGGATTCAAGGAGCGCAGATGGGCGGTTTTATGGTGCGCAAGGTTGACGCTGATATGCTCAGCGGAATTATTAAAAGTAAACCGGTTAACCAGTATGAGACTTTATTTTATAACGGTCAATTTAAAGTTGTAGCTTCCCGAAGTAATCCGGATATTAACCGAACGGACATCACGGGCGTCACCCGTAGGCTGCTGGAGGGCAATACAGGTGTCATTGAAGATGACGGTGAAAAATACGGGATAGGATTTAGCCGCATTGGGGAAGAAGCCCTTTACATATCGGTTAAGGATGTCAGCGAGGATACAGCACAGCGAATCAGCTCCTTCGGCAAACAGTTGTGGATGGTCATGGTTCTAATATTGTTCATTCTGTGGGCCATGCTCGTACAGTTCCGCAAAAGGATTGTGAAGGATGCCATCGTGAACAACCAGGTGCGTGATCAACGGCGAGATGAAGATATGCGACAGCAGCAGGACACGTATTATTTGCCGTTAATGCAGACGATTGAGCAGCAGCTACAAGAGCTGCAAGAGCAGACTGGCCGTCTCACAGGCGGTGATGATTTGAAGCTGCTGGGATTCTATCATGATCTAGCAAACCGCTTTGAAGCGGCATCCAGTCAGGGAAAAGGAGCCTCTCATGAGGAACTGGAGTATTTTCGCGAGTTGAATGAAAATTTTATCCAGGGTCGTCTCAGACAGGAATCCTCACTGGGAGAGTTACTGACGGGAGTTCGTAGCTTGCGCGATGAGCTGGAAGAGAAGATGCATGATAATAGTGGAATTAGCTTTACAGATATGAATGAAGTATTGTCTGAGTCGCTGAAATGGGCGAACCGTTCATTGAACATAAAGAACATTCAAGTGATCTTGCGGCAAGAGCCTGTTCCATCGATTGCAGTACAAGCACCCATGCTGTACAAAACGATTCAGGGACTGCTGGAAAATGCAGTTCAGGCCATGGGCCAAGGCGGAGAATTGCCTGAGGATCAGGAACAGGGCCGAACAGGTCTGCGGTCCAAGCGGAAATCTCAAGTGCTTAAGGTTAGTTCACGGCTGGAAGAAGGAGAAATTGTTATTATCATTGAGGACACAGGCGGCGGGATTGATGATAAAATGCGTTGGAGCTATTTCCAGCCAGACTATTCCCAAAACTCGCAGGAGCATGCGTTCAGCCTGTACCATATGGATGCATACCTGAAGACCATAGGCGGCCGTTTAAAGCTGCGTAATACCGATCAGGGCTTGCAGGCAATCGTTCGTTTGAGAAGATAG
- a CDS encoding response regulator codes for MTPQNILFVDDSPMVLSLLERTLTQEAFTLHTAHTPKEALQVLEQHPIDVVVSDLLMPGLDGITFLRMIKKDYPHIVRIILSGHLHTQSILSAINQVGVFRFLTKPLELDDDTLKKILYEALDQAKLNRNSLHAADQNVASDLSVFIDSILNAPYRPYVLLNEQDIVTAVHIALAELYPIGRSLRHPDGEGIQLTTHSLYIPYEESESSDPDLYTLDTLTLGHSSLRLIRLSEIA; via the coding sequence ATGACACCCCAAAACATTCTATTTGTTGACGACAGCCCTATGGTTCTGTCCCTGCTTGAACGGACCCTGACGCAAGAAGCATTCACCTTACATACCGCTCACACGCCCAAAGAAGCCTTACAAGTGCTGGAACAGCACCCGATTGATGTGGTCGTTTCCGATCTGCTCATGCCTGGTCTGGATGGGATTACCTTCCTTCGCATGATTAAGAAAGATTATCCACATATCGTACGAATCATTTTGTCTGGTCACCTGCATACGCAGTCCATTTTATCGGCGATTAATCAAGTCGGTGTGTTCCGTTTTTTGACGAAACCGCTGGAGCTGGATGATGATACGCTAAAAAAAATACTGTATGAGGCGCTTGATCAAGCCAAACTCAATCGAAACAGCCTGCATGCAGCAGACCAGAACGTAGCTTCCGACCTGTCAGTATTTATAGACAGCATTTTGAATGCTCCGTACCGACCCTATGTGCTGCTGAATGAACAAGATATCGTAACCGCTGTACACATTGCACTTGCTGAGCTGTATCCTATTGGGCGCTCACTACGTCATCCTGACGGGGAAGGTATTCAGTTAACCACGCATTCATTATACATACCGTATGAGGAGTCGGAATCTTCCGATCCCGACCTGTACACGCTGGATACGCTGACCCTCGGACATTCATCGTTACGCCTTATCCGCCTTAGCGAGATCGCCTGA
- a CDS encoding glycosyltransferase family 2 protein yields MDKVVILFSTYNNERTIEPCLRSCMGQNYKDLHIVIADDGSSDRTVETIRMLSAGSAVPVTVLELPHGERGVARVRAVEEAKRLGAEYIFVLDSDMILAEHLIQQSIDFFDDHQDIGALVVPEEAYSEADNFFSKVKVFERNVINNAGETLGKRSIEAARFWRMSAYESTGGFNAEQIAFEEIQPTLRYIESGGVIRRAVFTRVYHDEKQVYLHDVLRKKAYYFSVMDRTMSSEEGGLRKALERWYFFRPVLYTWGNLKNYIRHPLLTMGMLWMYVCLTVIGVAAVLKGGTRHSGDLAKADKA; encoded by the coding sequence GTGGACAAAGTGGTCATTCTCTTCTCCACGTACAACAATGAACGGACGATAGAGCCTTGTTTGCGAAGCTGTATGGGGCAAAATTACAAGGATCTGCATATTGTAATTGCTGATGATGGCTCCAGTGACCGGACCGTCGAGACGATTCGTATGCTGTCGGCAGGGAGCGCAGTACCCGTAACGGTATTGGAGCTTCCCCATGGGGAGCGGGGAGTCGCTAGGGTTAGAGCGGTTGAGGAAGCGAAACGCTTGGGTGCCGAATACATATTTGTATTGGATTCCGATATGATTTTAGCCGAACATCTGATTCAGCAGAGCATCGACTTTTTTGATGATCATCAGGATATTGGCGCTTTGGTCGTTCCGGAGGAGGCGTATTCGGAAGCGGACAATTTTTTTTCCAAAGTGAAAGTTTTTGAGCGAAATGTGATTAATAACGCGGGTGAGACCTTGGGAAAACGCTCCATTGAAGCGGCACGCTTCTGGCGAATGAGCGCTTATGAATCGACGGGCGGGTTTAATGCGGAGCAGATTGCTTTTGAAGAAATACAGCCGACCTTACGTTATATAGAGTCTGGTGGAGTCATTCGCCGGGCGGTATTTACACGGGTATATCATGATGAAAAACAGGTCTATCTGCACGATGTATTACGTAAAAAAGCCTACTACTTTTCAGTGATGGATCGTACGATGTCATCTGAAGAGGGCGGATTACGAAAGGCACTGGAACGTTGGTATTTCTTCCGTCCGGTGCTGTATACGTGGGGGAATTTGAAAAACTATATCCGTCACCCGTTGCTGACGATGGGGATGTTGTGGATGTATGTATGCCTAACTGTGATTGGGGTAGCCGCCGTGTTAAAGGGCGGCACCCGTCACTCAGGCGATCTCGCTAAGGCGGATAAGGCGTAA
- a CDS encoding glycosyltransferase family 4 protein translates to MNTIHEQDGKTVVLLLSWRDIRSPKSGGAEIFTHEMLKRSQQGRFQFIHFSPQFEGMPEHEIIDGITYIRKGNIYSVIYYAMRYYRRHRRKIDYVINQANTHQFFTRFWVEASKRIFFIHQLTREIWFENAKFPLNVIGFHMEPLMLKLARKDRTLTVSPSTRYDLLKLGFHPDRVHLLPEGIEFDHWPREQFLTKEPNPTFMYAGRFVKYKGIDLVVEAFGQLKEKFPQAMLWIAGKTDKTYVAEQLLPIMKRYGLTYGEPDEQGQSQADITFYGFVSAEHKLELMSRAHALVFPSLREGWGLTITEAAAVGTPSIVSNSPGLVDATDFGKSGYLCFHGDIRGLSEQMERAAKGGEDYMAIRERAYQYALRFHFDHTAAAFEQLMEDWIEEAEQSGQSGHSLLHVQQ, encoded by the coding sequence ATGAATACCATACATGAACAGGACGGTAAAACCGTAGTTCTATTGCTGTCCTGGCGTGACATACGTTCACCTAAAAGCGGAGGAGCAGAAATTTTCACCCACGAAATGCTTAAACGCTCACAACAAGGCCGCTTCCAGTTCATTCATTTTTCACCCCAATTTGAGGGGATGCCTGAGCATGAAATTATCGACGGTATTACGTATATTCGAAAAGGAAACATATACAGTGTTATTTATTATGCGATGCGCTATTACCGTCGTCATCGAAGGAAGATCGACTATGTGATTAACCAGGCGAATACGCATCAATTCTTTACCCGATTTTGGGTGGAGGCATCCAAGCGGATTTTTTTCATACATCAGCTAACAAGGGAAATATGGTTTGAGAACGCCAAATTCCCGCTAAATGTTATTGGGTTTCATATGGAACCCTTGATGCTTAAGCTGGCTCGTAAGGATCGAACGCTTACGGTATCTCCGTCTACTCGGTATGATCTACTTAAGCTGGGCTTTCACCCGGATCGTGTTCATCTTTTACCGGAAGGCATTGAGTTTGATCATTGGCCGCGCGAACAATTTTTAACGAAGGAACCTAATCCGACCTTCATGTACGCTGGGCGCTTCGTCAAATATAAAGGCATTGATCTGGTCGTTGAGGCCTTTGGGCAGCTCAAGGAAAAGTTCCCTCAGGCTATGTTATGGATTGCCGGAAAAACCGATAAAACCTATGTGGCAGAACAATTGTTGCCGATTATGAAACGGTATGGATTAACATACGGAGAACCGGATGAACAGGGGCAATCGCAAGCTGATATTACCTTTTACGGATTTGTTTCAGCAGAGCATAAGCTGGAGCTGATGAGTCGTGCCCACGCGCTGGTGTTTCCTTCCTTGCGTGAAGGTTGGGGGTTGACAATTACCGAAGCGGCAGCGGTTGGAACGCCCAGCATTGTCAGCAATTCACCGGGTCTGGTGGATGCAACGGATTTTGGGAAGAGCGGATATCTATGCTTTCACGGCGACATCCGGGGATTATCTGAACAAATGGAAAGAGCAGCGAAGGGCGGCGAAGATTACATGGCCATCCGTGAGCGGGCGTATCAATATGCGTTAAGATTCCATTTTGATCATACGGCTGCTGCGTTTGAGCAGTTGATGGAAGATTGGATAGAGGAGGCGGAACAGAGTGGACAAAGTGGTCATTCTCTTCTCCACGTACAACAATGA